The sequence GGTGATCTCCGAAGTCGGCGAGACGTGGTTACCGGCCACGCGTTGAAGGGAGCATGCTTCGTCGGAGAAGTGGCGTTGGATGCAGACCACGGTCAAGTCATCACTGAGCGGCGTGCCGGCGCGATGGTTGGCGATCTCGGTGACGAGGTCGTCGATGGTCTGCTCGGCGGTGGAGAGGCGGTTGTTGAGAAAGTTGTGGAGTCGGTGGTCGCCATACAGCTCGCGCTCGGCGTTGGACGCTTCGGTGACGCCGTCGGACGCGAGCAACACCGAGTCGCCCGCGTCGAGATGAAGCGTGGTTGCGAGGTCGTCGTTGTTGAACCACGGCACGCCGACGGGCGTGCGATGGGCCACGAGCGGTTTGATGCTCCCCGGCTTGACGCAGACGGCCGGGCCATGGCCAGCGTTGCAATAGACGAATCGCCCGTCGGCGTGGAGCACGCCATAGAGCAGGGTGATGAAGCGACCGCCCCGCAGGTCGCCCTTGACCAGTTCGTCGAGCTTCGTGACCAGCTCGTCGGGTTCTTCGACCACCTCGGCAAGCGCGCGGAGCGAGCCGCGGGCGGCGGACATCAAGAGCGAGGGTCCGAGCCCGTGGCCGGTGACGTCGCCGATCACCACCCCGACGCGATCGCCGGGCAACACGAACGCGTCGTAGTAGTCGCCGGCCGTCGCGTCACACGCGATACTCCGGCCGGCCAAGTGCCAGCCGTGCGCGTCGGGCATCGTGTCGGGCGTCAGGTCCGAGTGGACGCTCGAAGCGACCTGTAGTTGATGGGCGAGCTCGTCGAGGGATTCGCCCAGATCTTCGTACTCGTCGCCGGTGGTGACGCCGGTGCGCTTGTCGAACCTTTTGGCGGCGATCGCGAGCACGGTCTGGTGTATTTTCTCGATGGGCCCGGTCACCGTTCGCCGCAGGAAGATCCATGAGCCGAGTGCGGCAATCAGCAGTGCGGTCGAGCCGTTTTTGATCACGCTCGACGTGACGACGTCTGCTCGTGAGAGATACTCCTCGGCGTTGCGGTCGACTTCGAGAATGCCGACGATTTCTCCGGCGGAGTTGTAAATCGGTGCGTATGCGCTGATCCAGGTGCCGTTGTTGTCGGAGTAGATGGGGCGGTCGGCGACGGCGCCTTGCTCGAAGACCGTTCGCATGATGCTGGACAAATCGTACAGGTCGCCGGTGAACGGCTTTGGGTGGGTCATCACGCCGAAGTGGGCGACGAATCGATTTTCGGGCGAGCGGTAGAACGTGTAGATGTGTTCGGCCGGGAGACCGTTG is a genomic window of Planctomycetota bacterium containing:
- a CDS encoding SpoIIE family protein phosphatase translates to MRSDRPPFYRRLAFKLLLGFTVVLLGLTLLVAVPLNSAMRRQIEEDLRSELRAIAGTAALTINGDAHEQVVAAQLANGNGSDTPGFQIIKEQLMAVRDRNGLPAEHIYTFYRSPENRFVAHFGVMTHPKPFTGDLYDLSSIMRTVFEQGAVADRPIYSDNNGTWISAYAPIYNSAGEIVGILEVDRNAEEYLSRADVVTSSVIKNGSTALLIAALGSWIFLRRTVTGPIEKIHQTVLAIAAKRFDKRTGVTTGDEYEDLGESLDELAHQLQVASSVHSDLTPDTMPDAHGWHLAGRSIACDATAGDYYDAFVLPGDRVGVVIGDVTGHGLGPSLLMSAARGSLRALAEVVEEPDELVTKLDELVKGDLRGGRFITLLYGVLHADGRFVYCNAGHGPAVCVKPGSIKPLVAHRTPVGVPWFNNDDLATTLHLDAGDSVLLASDGVTEASNAERELYGDHRLHNFLNNRLSTAEQTIDDLVTEIANHRAGTPLSDDLTVVCIQRHFSDEACSLQRVAGNHVSPTSEITTRSA